A stretch of the Halomonas sp. CH40 genome encodes the following:
- the rhlB gene encoding ATP-dependent RNA helicase RhlB — MSEPEQTPASAQNRKPKRRRRKPRRRQSNWDLRQFQVPAVAGKWRFHDFDLPLPLMRAIHAQGFEYCTPIQAEALRQTLLGGDIVGKAQTGTGKTAAFLISMLAYFLEEPAPEGQKQGAPRALVIAPTRELALQIEKDARALARFTKLNVASVVGGMDYQKQRDSLGKKIDILVATPGRLLDFHQKKDIDLGEVEVLVLDEADRMLSMGFIPDVKRIIRYTPQKEERQTFLFSATFTEDILNLASQWTLDPAHVEIEITLENQADIDQRVYMVSDDDKQRLLVSLLEQESFERVMVFGNRRDLVRKLNDVLSKAGINAAMLSGDVPQAQRIKTLERFREGEIQVLVATDVAGRGIHIDDVSHVINYTLPEDPEDYVHRIGRTGRAGAKGVSISFVGEEDAFSLPEIERYIDEKLPCEHPPEGLL, encoded by the coding sequence ATGAGCGAGCCGGAACAGACCCCCGCATCGGCCCAGAACCGTAAGCCCAAGCGTCGTCGTCGCAAACCGCGTCGTCGCCAGTCGAACTGGGATCTGCGCCAGTTTCAGGTGCCCGCTGTGGCGGGTAAATGGCGCTTTCATGATTTTGATCTGCCGCTTCCCCTGATGCGTGCCATTCACGCCCAAGGGTTTGAATACTGCACGCCGATTCAGGCTGAAGCCCTGCGCCAGACGCTGCTCGGTGGCGATATTGTCGGCAAGGCACAGACGGGTACCGGCAAGACAGCCGCCTTTCTGATTTCGATGTTGGCCTACTTCCTGGAAGAGCCAGCGCCGGAAGGCCAGAAACAGGGTGCTCCTCGAGCGCTGGTGATTGCGCCTACCCGTGAACTGGCCCTGCAGATCGAGAAAGATGCCCGTGCGCTGGCGCGTTTCACCAAGCTGAATGTCGCCAGCGTTGTCGGCGGTATGGATTACCAGAAGCAGCGCGATAGCCTGGGCAAGAAAATCGACATCCTGGTGGCCACGCCGGGCCGTCTGCTCGATTTTCATCAGAAAAAGGATATCGACCTGGGTGAAGTGGAAGTGCTGGTGCTGGATGAAGCCGACCGCATGTTGTCGATGGGCTTTATTCCTGACGTCAAGCGCATCATCCGCTATACGCCCCAGAAGGAAGAGCGCCAGACCTTCCTGTTCTCGGCGACCTTTACCGAGGATATTCTTAATCTGGCCAGCCAGTGGACGCTTGACCCGGCGCATGTCGAGATCGAAATCACCCTGGAAAATCAGGCAGATATCGATCAGCGCGTGTATATGGTGTCCGACGATGACAAGCAGCGCCTGCTGGTCAGCCTGCTGGAGCAGGAAAGCTTTGAGCGCGTGATGGTCTTCGGCAACCGCCGTGACCTGGTGCGCAAGCTCAATGATGTGCTCAGCAAAGCCGGTATCAATGCCGCCATGCTGTCGGGTGATGTGCCTCAGGCGCAGCGGATCAAGACGCTGGAGCGTTTCCGCGAAGGCGAGATTCAGGTGCTGGTCGCCACTGATGTGGCCGGGCGCGGGATTCACATTGATGATGTCAGCCACGTCATCAACTATACCCTGCCGGAAGACCCGGAAGATTACGTCCACCGTATCGGACGTACCGGCCGTGCTGGCGCCAAGGGTGTGTCAATCAGTTTTGTCGGCGAAGAAGATGCCTTCTCGCTGCCAGAAATTGAACGCTACATCGATGAGAAACTACCCTGCGAACATCCGCCGGAAGGTCTGCTGTAA
- the xthA gene encoding exodeoxyribonuclease III produces the protein MRLVSFNINGIRARLHQLQALIDQLKPDVIGLQETKVHDDAFPRDAVEAMGYHVFYFGQKGHYGVALLCRQRPEAVFYGFPDDEEDAQKRMIGARLIAEDGEAVTVWNGYFPQGENIAHPTKFPYKERFYQQLARLLDQQHRPDERLAVMGDFNISPQDQDIGIGEPNRKRWLREGKTSFQPIEREWLEGIKAWGLSDSYRLIHPERNDHFSWFDYRSKGFNDDPKRGLRIDYILVTQPLADCVSGADIDYPLRAMEKPSDHAPTWSDFSITLKDAT, from the coding sequence ATGCGGCTGGTCTCTTTCAATATCAACGGCATTCGCGCCCGGCTGCATCAGCTGCAGGCATTGATTGATCAGCTCAAGCCTGATGTGATCGGCCTGCAGGAAACCAAGGTTCACGATGATGCCTTTCCCCGTGACGCCGTTGAAGCCATGGGCTATCACGTCTTCTATTTTGGCCAGAAAGGCCATTATGGGGTTGCCCTGCTTTGCCGTCAGCGGCCGGAGGCTGTCTTCTACGGCTTTCCCGATGACGAGGAAGACGCCCAGAAGCGCATGATCGGCGCCCGCCTGATCGCCGAGGATGGCGAGGCCGTAACGGTCTGGAATGGCTACTTTCCCCAGGGTGAAAACATCGCTCACCCCACCAAGTTTCCCTATAAGGAACGTTTTTATCAACAACTGGCCCGCCTGCTTGATCAGCAGCATCGCCCGGATGAGCGCCTTGCGGTGATGGGCGATTTTAATATCTCGCCACAGGATCAGGATATTGGCATTGGTGAGCCAAACCGCAAGCGTTGGCTGCGCGAGGGCAAGACCAGCTTTCAGCCGATTGAGCGCGAGTGGCTGGAAGGCATCAAGGCTTGGGGGCTAAGCGACAGCTATCGTCTGATTCACCCTGAGCGCAATGACCATTTCAGCTGGTTCGACTACCGCTCAAAGGGCTTTAACGACGATCCCAAACGCGGCCTGCGGATTGACTATATTCTGGTCACCCAACCGCTGGCAGACTGCGTATCCGGCGCGGATATCGACTACCCCCTGCGCGCCATGGAAAAGCCTTCTGACCATGCGCCTACCTGGAGTGATTTTTCCATCACCCTGAAAGACGCCACCTGA
- a CDS encoding TonB family protein encodes MMRHLLSMLGGMTLAVGLFWLLALLVTPPERPVEAPEMTLSMTLLEATESTETPPEQAAQTPAASENVPDTETPPPQVEQVPDALPDADSQVVVNDSEALEPEPKPEPKPEPEPEPKPEPEPEPKPEPKPEPEPKPESEPEAKPEPTPQADAASKSAAEHAFASPQQDAPAQAQAAPSNEPVSVGQLAPASRVNPTYPRRAQRRGLEGFVEVEFVIRRDGSVDSRTIRVIRAQPKRVFEEAALDAIARWQFEASEQLRRATQRIEFQLR; translated from the coding sequence ATGATGCGCCATCTGCTTTCCATGCTGGGAGGGATGACGCTGGCAGTGGGATTGTTCTGGCTGTTAGCCCTGCTGGTCACTCCGCCGGAGCGGCCAGTGGAAGCTCCCGAAATGACACTGTCGATGACCCTGCTAGAAGCCACCGAGTCAACCGAAACGCCACCTGAACAGGCCGCACAAACGCCTGCGGCCAGCGAAAACGTGCCTGACACAGAAACGCCGCCACCCCAGGTGGAGCAAGTGCCTGACGCATTGCCGGACGCTGACAGCCAGGTGGTGGTCAATGACAGTGAAGCGCTAGAACCAGAGCCTAAACCGGAACCTAAACCAGAGCCTGAGCCAGAACCCAAACCAGAACCTGAGCCCGAACCAAAGCCAGAGCCTAAACCTGAACCTGAACCCAAGCCAGAATCAGAACCCGAAGCAAAACCTGAGCCCACGCCTCAGGCGGATGCCGCGTCCAAGTCTGCGGCCGAGCATGCGTTTGCTTCACCCCAGCAAGACGCGCCTGCCCAGGCGCAGGCTGCGCCTTCAAATGAGCCGGTGAGCGTCGGCCAGCTGGCCCCGGCCAGCCGGGTAAACCCCACCTACCCACGGCGCGCCCAACGGCGCGGGTTGGAAGGGTTTGTCGAAGTGGAGTTTGTGATCCGCCGTGATGGGAGTGTGGACAGCAGGACGATTCGCGTGATCCGGGCCCAGCCGAAGCGGGTGTTTGAAGAAGCGGCGCTGGACGCCATTGCTCGCTGGCAGTTTGAGGCCAGCGAGCAGCTCAGGCGCGCCACTCAACGCATTGAGTTTCAGCTAAGGTAA
- a CDS encoding biopolymer transporter ExbD, translated as MRRRRSMEFTTDSNEVNLTPMLDVVFIMLIFFIVTTSFIKESGVEIERPEASAATPRLDAQVLVAITPEGAVWVDGKAVDVHRIGQQVAGMLSDDGAVVIQADRASTTGLLIEVMDRLKQAGVEQVAVAASRSKR; from the coding sequence ATGCGTAGACGCCGTTCCATGGAATTCACGACAGACAGCAACGAGGTAAACCTGACACCGATGCTTGATGTGGTGTTTATCATGCTGATCTTTTTTATCGTCACCACCAGCTTTATCAAGGAAAGCGGCGTCGAGATCGAGCGCCCAGAAGCCTCAGCGGCAACGCCGCGCCTGGATGCTCAGGTGCTGGTGGCCATTACGCCTGAAGGCGCTGTCTGGGTGGATGGCAAAGCGGTGGATGTGCATCGTATTGGCCAACAGGTGGCCGGAATGTTGAGTGATGATGGCGCTGTGGTTATTCAGGCGGACCGGGCGTCCACCACTGGTCTTCTGATTGAAGTGATGGACCGCCTCAAACAGGCTGGCGTTGAACAGGTCGCGGTAGCGGCAAGCCGGAGCAAACGATGA
- a CDS encoding MotA/TolQ/ExbB proton channel family protein translates to MPNLPLWLAPVERLLDAGGPVLGILALVAMLVFGMALERWWYYRVSWRLARRQLIRRWTARSDHRSWSARTLRQVWTQTLVARLRRPLPWIKLLVALCPLLGLLGTVTGMISVFDSLALSDTHQARAMADGVARATLPTLAGMAIALVGLLLISRLEHVIRREDQRLNDRLARALEENNA, encoded by the coding sequence ATGCCCAACTTGCCTCTCTGGCTGGCCCCGGTTGAGCGCCTGTTAGACGCAGGCGGCCCCGTGCTGGGGATATTGGCACTGGTGGCCATGCTGGTTTTTGGTATGGCACTTGAACGCTGGTGGTATTACCGCGTCAGCTGGCGCCTTGCCCGCCGTCAGCTGATCCGTCGCTGGACGGCGCGCAGCGATCATCGCAGCTGGAGTGCTCGCACGCTGCGCCAAGTGTGGACGCAAACACTGGTGGCCAGGCTGCGTCGCCCCTTACCCTGGATCAAACTGTTAGTGGCTCTGTGCCCGCTGCTCGGCTTATTGGGCACGGTGACCGGCATGATCAGCGTCTTTGATAGTCTGGCTCTTAGCGATACCCATCAGGCTCGGGCCATGGCCGACGGTGTGGCGCGGGCCACGCTGCCCACCCTGGCCGGTATGGCCATTGCGCTGGTCGGGCTCTTGTTGATCAGCCGTCTTGAGCATGTGATTCGCCGGGAAGACCAGCGCCTGAATGACCGCCTGGCCCGCGCGCTGGAGGAAAACAATGCGTAG
- a CDS encoding MotA/TolQ/ExbB proton channel family protein, whose translation MKMLICLILLASLATSGKALSQTEGLISLQDAREAASALDQARLEALLNDPQALEAALDDARAKHQAAEQQQAALVEQQQQQMRRAQTLAERQSEQGETLTALLADLSRHSEDVRNELGGDSWLTLEADTLPPRLDDIDVLEPEQIETLVDSLARLTQRTGQAERLERPVADASGEIAVRDIVRLGDFAAFTDTALLSMPQEEGHLAEVPRTPSAISEVLADYHQGASRVFAIDPTQGSVLNALAQQPSLLERFHQGGYVGYVVVALGGLGMLVALIQYGYLSVVSLRMRRQCKALGQPSANNPLGRVLARFKELDKYQAPEALEARLDEAVLAELPRIERGQPIVKLLAAIAPLLGLLGTVTGMIVTFQAITVFGTGDPQLMAGGISQALVTTVLGLVTAVPLLFAQTALATRSRLIIQTLEGEASAALADHLESGSTSPSDALPADKHGGL comes from the coding sequence ATGAAAATGCTGATCTGTCTAATCTTGCTGGCCAGCCTAGCCACCAGCGGCAAGGCGCTTAGCCAGACCGAAGGCCTGATTTCGCTACAGGACGCCCGGGAAGCGGCAAGCGCTTTGGATCAAGCCAGGCTTGAAGCGCTGCTGAATGACCCGCAGGCGCTGGAAGCGGCGCTGGATGATGCCCGAGCCAAGCACCAGGCCGCTGAGCAGCAGCAGGCAGCCTTGGTGGAACAGCAGCAACAGCAAATGCGGCGAGCACAAACCCTGGCGGAGCGTCAGAGTGAACAGGGCGAAACGCTAACGGCGCTGCTGGCGGATCTCTCCCGGCACAGTGAAGACGTGCGCAACGAGCTGGGAGGCGATAGCTGGTTAACTCTCGAGGCCGATACGCTGCCACCGCGCCTGGATGATATTGACGTATTGGAGCCTGAGCAGATTGAAACCCTGGTGGATAGCCTGGCGCGGCTGACTCAGCGCACCGGGCAGGCCGAGCGCCTTGAGCGGCCCGTGGCGGATGCCAGCGGAGAGATTGCCGTGCGTGATATTGTGCGCCTGGGGGATTTTGCGGCCTTTACCGATACCGCCTTGCTCAGCATGCCCCAGGAAGAAGGGCACTTGGCTGAAGTGCCGCGAACGCCTTCGGCAATCAGCGAGGTGCTGGCGGACTATCACCAAGGGGCCAGCCGCGTGTTTGCCATCGACCCGACCCAGGGAAGCGTGTTGAACGCCCTTGCTCAACAGCCCAGCCTGTTGGAGCGCTTCCATCAGGGGGGCTATGTGGGCTACGTCGTCGTCGCTTTGGGTGGCCTGGGGATGCTGGTGGCCCTGATACAGTATGGCTACCTGAGCGTGGTCAGTCTGCGGATGCGCCGCCAGTGCAAGGCCTTGGGTCAGCCATCGGCGAACAATCCTCTGGGCCGGGTGCTGGCGCGCTTCAAGGAGTTGGACAAGTATCAGGCGCCGGAGGCGCTGGAGGCCCGCCTGGATGAGGCTGTGCTAGCGGAGCTTCCACGTATTGAGCGTGGGCAGCCGATCGTTAAGCTGCTGGCCGCCATTGCCCCGCTGCTTGGCCTGTTAGGCACGGTGACCGGCATGATAGTGACCTTTCAGGCGATTACTGTATTCGGCACCGGCGACCCCCAGTTGATGGCTGGCGGTATCAGCCAAGCGCTGGTCACCACGGTGCTGGGGCTGGTGACGGCCGTGCCGCTGCTGTTTGCCCAGACGGCCCTGGCGACCCGCAGCCGCTTGATCATTCAGACCCTGGAAGGCGAAGCCAGCGCTGCCCTGGCGGATCATCTCGAATCAGGTTCAACCTCACCGTCTGACGCCCTTCCTGCTGATAAGCACGGAGGGCTGTGA
- a CDS encoding DUF3450 family protein produces the protein MLKRPLLALQGCWLAGVLASGTLMASSNIMAQEEQGGAPSAFQQQIEAADDSTRSAIEELRRLERDTHQLQAANAALTTRLVSEAQHQQRLERALNNLDDTRAALPEIEQLMREQLAAWINADLPFLKDERLARLAPAEPAQANSATRIAGLLEAWRAELAYGRAVDSWRGRLQSDEGNPRDVEFLRLGRIGLYYLTPDGRQGGVWDVESRQWLALDETARREVRNGLRIADEQRTPELLRLPLSVMVEDAAGGQR, from the coding sequence GTGCTGAAAAGGCCTTTACTAGCCCTGCAGGGATGCTGGCTTGCCGGTGTTCTGGCCAGCGGCACGCTGATGGCAAGTAGCAACATCATGGCGCAGGAAGAGCAGGGTGGGGCGCCGTCTGCGTTCCAGCAGCAGATTGAGGCAGCGGATGACTCGACCCGCTCAGCTATTGAAGAATTGCGCCGCCTTGAACGCGATACCCACCAGCTGCAAGCCGCCAACGCTGCCTTGACTACCCGCTTGGTCAGCGAGGCCCAACACCAGCAGCGCCTTGAAAGGGCGCTGAATAACCTAGATGACACCCGCGCTGCCTTGCCAGAGATCGAGCAGCTGATGAGGGAGCAACTAGCCGCCTGGATCAATGCTGATCTGCCGTTTCTAAAAGACGAGCGCCTGGCGCGTTTAGCGCCCGCCGAACCTGCCCAGGCCAATAGCGCCACCCGGATTGCGGGCTTGCTGGAAGCCTGGCGCGCCGAACTGGCCTACGGCCGCGCAGTGGATAGCTGGCGCGGGCGCCTGCAATCGGATGAAGGCAACCCCCGTGACGTCGAGTTCCTGCGCCTTGGCCGTATTGGCCTGTACTACCTCACGCCAGACGGTCGCCAGGGCGGCGTATGGGATGTCGAAAGCCGCCAATGGCTCGCGCTGGATGAAACTGCCCGGCGCGAGGTGCGAAACGGCCTGCGAATTGCCGATGAACAGCGAACTCCCGAGCTTTTGCGTTTACCGCTTTCGGTGATGGTGGAAGACGCCGCAGGAGGTCAGCGATGA